In Natronomonas halophila, one DNA window encodes the following:
- a CDS encoding NAD-dependent epimerase/dehydratase family protein, whose protein sequence is MSDHVFVIGGTRFIGRHTVEEFLDAGYEVTIFNRGNHDNPFADDGRVAHIEGDRTNEGDLRRAGLDVAPDVVVDCVAYQPRDVHAATDIFSDVDAYVYISSGASYGEERIPKREGETELNDCSPEEAIDDTMETYGARKAEGDRAVFSAADRGVNAMAVRPPVVYGPHDYTERFDYWIDRVDNHDTVVVPGDGTNLWHLVYVKDVASALRTVAEEGTPGEAYNVGDGHAPVLGEWVDLIADACDTDVETVFASERELGTVDLSLDDFPIYRDYPHLLETNKLRSLGWESTDHEEALAETVAEHRESERTGRENGPDREAEERLLDVLGTVQ, encoded by the coding sequence ATGAGCGACCACGTCTTCGTTATCGGCGGCACGCGATTCATCGGCCGACACACCGTCGAGGAGTTCCTCGATGCGGGCTACGAGGTCACGATTTTCAATCGCGGCAACCACGACAACCCTTTCGCAGACGACGGCCGCGTCGCCCACATCGAGGGCGACCGGACCAACGAGGGTGACCTCCGACGTGCGGGCCTCGATGTCGCCCCCGACGTCGTCGTCGACTGTGTGGCCTACCAGCCGCGGGACGTTCACGCCGCGACGGACATCTTCAGCGACGTGGACGCCTACGTCTACATCTCCTCGGGGGCGTCCTACGGCGAGGAGCGAATCCCGAAACGGGAGGGCGAAACCGAACTCAATGACTGTTCGCCGGAGGAGGCCATCGACGACACGATGGAGACCTACGGCGCCCGGAAGGCAGAGGGCGACCGCGCGGTCTTTTCGGCCGCCGACCGCGGCGTCAACGCGATGGCCGTCCGGCCGCCGGTCGTCTACGGCCCCCACGATTACACCGAGCGCTTCGACTACTGGATCGACCGTGTCGATAACCACGACACTGTCGTCGTACCTGGCGATGGGACGAACCTCTGGCATCTCGTCTACGTGAAGGACGTCGCCAGCGCGCTGCGAACGGTCGCCGAGGAGGGCACGCCCGGCGAGGCCTACAACGTCGGTGACGGCCACGCGCCCGTGCTGGGTGAGTGGGTCGACCTGATTGCGGATGCGTGTGACACCGACGTCGAGACGGTGTTCGCCAGCGAGCGGGAACTCGGGACCGTCGACCTCTCGCTGGACGATTTCCCTATCTATCGTGACTACCCGCACCTGCTGGAGACGAACAAACTCCGGTCGCTCGGTTGGGAATCGACCGACCACGAGGAGGCGCTGGCCGAAACGGTCGCCGAGCATCGCGAATCCGAGCGAACGGGCCGGGAGAACGGCCCGGACCGCGAGGCCGAGGAGCGACTGCTCGACGTGCTGGGAACGGTGCAGTAG
- the gltB gene encoding glutamate synthase large subunit: MPERTDSSAGTAGLADPDDYRANCGVGVVMDLDGGRSHETVDDSLELLENLEHRGTTGADENTGDGAGILFQMPHEFFADEIDGLPDRGEYAVGSIFMPKDPDAAAHLQDIVEDVLADHGLDVFAWREVPTENDSLGETAAESEPAVVQCFVRSELDEDAFDRALYVGRRDLEKTVEDRRPDGYARFYICSLDRDTLVYKGLLTAEQLPAYYPELSDERFKSTFAMVHARFSTNTLGAWHLAHPYRNIIHNGEFNTIQGNINWMRAREDDLEHPEFGDDIDTLRPIINDPEQSDTASVDNALELLMEGGRDMPHALRMLIPEAWRGEANRVPEDRREWYDYHASLVEPWDGPALVAATDGERIGAVLDRNGLRPCRYDVTTDDRLIMASEAGALEPDFGDIKRRDRLQPGQLFVADPNEGRVIPDDEIFDELVDEKYADWVDQEQVDIDDIADADDALPEGDVTELRSHQALYGYTHDEMDHLIEPMARDGKDPVGSMGDDTPLSVLSQFNRPLFTYFKQLFAQVTNPPLDYIREELVTSLESRLGFQRNLLDETPEHARQLVVDSPVLTDAKTKSIKDLDGEGGLSSAVVDITFDPETDLETAVENVREEATRTAREHDILVLSDRAAGEDAIPIPALLATGGVHHHLVRNGLRNHVGLVLESGDPRAVHHVATCIGYGAGAVNPYLAYESITDLVAGPDGADENAAVQAYIKAVEDGLLKTMAKMGISTVESYQGAQIFEAVGLDSEFVAEYFEGTTARTEGIDIEDIEEDLKRRYEVAFGDDPDLEMQGEYEHRSSGMFHEWNPESVGTLQKAVRQGDYEQYQEFASMMNDQQENLQSLRGLLEFDSDRDPVDIDEVEPVEDIVKRFSTAAMSLGSLSPEAHENNSIAMNRLGGKSNTGEGGEPPERFNTEKECTVKQVASGRFGVTSDYLTNADEIQIKMAQGSKPGEGGHLPGRKVNEMIAHVRYSTPGVGLISPPPLHDIYSIEDLKQLIHDLKAANPDADINVKLVSEAGIGTIAAGVAKANADVVHISGHSGGTGASPKTSIKNAGLPWELGLAEANQMLRSTDLRSRIRVTVDGGMKTGYDVAVGALLGAEEYVFGTAPLVTSGCVMARQCHENTCPVGVATQDEDLRSRFPGEPQHVINYMTFIAQELREIMADLGYTSVEEMIGRVDALKQREDVEQEKAKKLDLSSILAEPAGDQRTKTEPQTHEIDEALDWDLIDEAEDAIEHGDPVHLDRDISNNHRAVGATLSNRISKAHGTEGLPSDTITVDFGGTAGQSFGAFLQDGVTLQLTGTANDYVGKGLSGGKLVVNTPNDAPYEPEKNILVGNVALYGATQGEAYINGMAGERFGVRNSGVKAVVESVGDHGCEYMTGGVVACLGETGKNFAAGMSGGVAYVLDREGDFEQKVNYGMVSTSQELDQKDREMLRRLIENHVAYTDSDRAEYILDNWEEEVEKFVKVLPDAYAEIIEDREEADVRNDLPESATPEAETDAAGHVASDD; this comes from the coding sequence ATGCCTGAGCGAACCGACTCTTCTGCGGGGACGGCCGGCCTCGCGGACCCTGACGACTACCGCGCCAACTGTGGGGTAGGCGTCGTCATGGACCTCGACGGCGGCCGGTCCCACGAGACGGTCGACGATAGCCTCGAACTACTGGAGAACCTCGAACACCGCGGCACCACCGGCGCCGACGAGAACACCGGCGACGGCGCGGGCATCCTCTTCCAGATGCCCCACGAGTTCTTCGCCGATGAAATCGACGGGCTTCCGGACCGCGGCGAGTACGCCGTCGGCTCCATCTTCATGCCGAAGGACCCCGACGCCGCCGCCCACCTGCAGGACATCGTCGAGGACGTCCTCGCGGACCACGGCCTCGACGTCTTCGCGTGGCGCGAAGTCCCGACCGAAAACGACTCCCTCGGCGAGACGGCTGCCGAATCCGAACCCGCCGTCGTCCAGTGTTTCGTCCGCTCCGAACTGGACGAGGACGCCTTCGACCGCGCGCTCTACGTCGGCCGCCGCGACCTCGAAAAGACCGTCGAGGACCGCCGTCCCGACGGCTACGCTCGCTTCTATATCTGCTCGCTGGACCGCGACACGCTCGTTTATAAAGGTCTGCTGACGGCCGAGCAACTGCCGGCGTACTACCCCGAACTCTCCGACGAACGCTTCAAGTCGACCTTCGCGATGGTCCACGCCCGGTTCTCGACGAACACCCTCGGCGCGTGGCATCTCGCCCACCCCTACCGCAACATCATCCACAACGGCGAGTTCAACACGATTCAGGGGAACATCAACTGGATGCGGGCCCGCGAGGACGACCTCGAACACCCCGAGTTCGGCGACGATATCGACACCCTCCGCCCGATTATCAACGACCCCGAACAGTCCGACACCGCGAGCGTCGACAACGCCCTCGAACTCCTGATGGAAGGCGGCCGCGACATGCCGCATGCCCTCCGAATGTTAATCCCCGAGGCCTGGCGCGGCGAGGCCAACCGCGTCCCCGAGGACCGACGCGAGTGGTACGACTACCACGCCTCGCTGGTCGAACCGTGGGACGGTCCCGCCCTCGTCGCGGCGACCGACGGCGAACGCATCGGTGCCGTGCTGGACCGGAACGGCCTCCGACCCTGCCGGTACGACGTGACGACCGACGACCGACTCATCATGGCCAGCGAGGCCGGCGCGCTGGAACCCGATTTCGGCGACATCAAACGCCGTGACCGCCTCCAGCCCGGCCAGCTGTTCGTCGCCGACCCCAACGAGGGACGGGTCATCCCTGACGACGAGATCTTCGACGAACTCGTCGACGAGAAGTACGCCGACTGGGTCGACCAGGAACAGGTCGACATCGACGATATCGCGGATGCCGACGATGCCCTGCCGGAGGGAGACGTCACGGAACTCCGCTCGCATCAGGCGCTGTACGGCTACACCCACGACGAGATGGACCACCTCATCGAGCCGATGGCCCGCGACGGCAAGGACCCTGTCGGGTCGATGGGCGACGACACGCCGCTTTCCGTCCTCTCGCAGTTCAACCGCCCGCTCTTTACGTACTTCAAACAGCTCTTCGCGCAGGTCACCAACCCGCCGCTTGACTACATCCGCGAGGAACTGGTCACCTCTCTGGAGTCCCGCCTCGGCTTCCAGCGCAACCTGCTCGACGAGACGCCGGAACACGCCCGGCAACTCGTCGTCGACTCGCCGGTACTGACCGACGCGAAGACGAAATCCATCAAGGACCTCGACGGTGAGGGCGGCCTCTCCTCGGCGGTCGTCGATATCACCTTCGACCCCGAGACGGACCTCGAAACCGCCGTCGAGAACGTCCGCGAGGAAGCCACCCGGACCGCACGGGAACACGATATCCTCGTGCTTTCGGACCGCGCGGCCGGCGAGGATGCCATCCCGATTCCGGCGCTGCTGGCGACCGGCGGCGTCCACCATCACCTCGTCCGAAACGGGCTTCGGAACCACGTCGGCCTCGTCCTCGAATCGGGTGACCCGCGTGCGGTCCACCACGTCGCCACCTGCATCGGCTACGGTGCCGGCGCTGTCAACCCCTACCTCGCCTACGAGTCCATCACGGACCTCGTTGCCGGCCCCGACGGTGCCGACGAAAACGCGGCCGTTCAGGCCTACATCAAGGCCGTCGAGGACGGCCTGCTGAAGACGATGGCCAAGATGGGTATCTCGACGGTCGAATCCTATCAGGGCGCCCAGATTTTCGAGGCAGTCGGCCTCGATTCGGAGTTCGTCGCCGAATACTTCGAGGGCACCACCGCCCGAACCGAAGGCATCGACATCGAGGACATCGAGGAAGACCTGAAACGCCGCTACGAGGTCGCCTTCGGCGACGACCCGGACCTCGAAATGCAGGGCGAGTACGAACACCGCTCCTCGGGCATGTTCCACGAGTGGAACCCCGAGTCGGTCGGCACGCTCCAGAAGGCCGTCCGACAGGGCGACTACGAGCAGTACCAGGAGTTCGCCTCGATGATGAACGACCAGCAGGAGAACCTCCAGAGCCTTCGGGGCCTGCTGGAGTTCGATTCGGACCGCGACCCGGTCGACATCGACGAGGTCGAACCCGTCGAAGACATCGTCAAACGGTTCTCGACGGCCGCGATGAGTCTCGGGAGCCTCTCGCCGGAAGCCCACGAGAACAACTCCATCGCGATGAACCGCCTCGGCGGCAAGTCCAACACCGGTGAGGGCGGCGAACCGCCCGAACGGTTCAACACCGAAAAGGAGTGTACCGTCAAGCAGGTCGCCTCCGGTCGCTTCGGCGTCACCTCGGATTACCTCACCAACGCCGACGAGATTCAAATCAAGATGGCACAGGGCTCCAAGCCCGGCGAGGGCGGCCACCTGCCCGGCCGGAAGGTCAACGAGATGATCGCCCACGTCCGCTACTCGACGCCGGGTGTCGGTCTCATCTCGCCGCCGCCGCTGCACGACATCTACTCCATCGAGGACCTCAAACAGCTCATCCACGACCTGAAGGCCGCCAACCCGGACGCGGACATCAACGTCAAACTGGTCTCGGAGGCCGGCATCGGGACGATTGCGGCCGGCGTCGCGAAGGCCAACGCCGACGTGGTCCACATCTCGGGCCACTCCGGCGGCACCGGCGCCTCACCCAAAACGTCCATCAAGAACGCCGGCCTGCCGTGGGAACTCGGCCTCGCCGAAGCCAACCAGATGCTCCGGTCGACGGACCTGCGCTCCCGCATCCGCGTCACCGTCGACGGCGGGATGAAGACCGGCTACGACGTCGCCGTCGGCGCCCTGCTCGGCGCCGAGGAGTACGTCTTCGGGACCGCGCCGCTGGTGACTTCTGGCTGTGTGATGGCCCGGCAGTGCCACGAGAACACCTGTCCGGTCGGCGTCGCCACCCAGGACGAGGACCTCCGGAGTCGCTTCCCCGGCGAACCTCAGCACGTCATCAACTACATGACGTTCATCGCGCAGGAACTGCGCGAAATCATGGCTGACCTCGGCTACACGAGCGTCGAGGAGATGATTGGACGCGTCGACGCCCTCAAACAGCGTGAGGACGTCGAACAGGAGAAGGCCAAGAAACTCGACCTCTCGTCGATTCTCGCGGAACCCGCCGGCGACCAGCGCACCAAGACCGAACCGCAGACCCACGAAATCGACGAGGCGCTGGACTGGGACCTCATCGACGAGGCCGAGGACGCCATCGAGCACGGCGACCCCGTCCATCTGGACCGCGACATCTCGAACAACCACCGCGCGGTCGGCGCCACGCTCTCGAACCGCATCTCGAAGGCCCACGGCACCGAGGGTCTGCCCTCGGATACCATCACCGTCGACTTCGGCGGCACGGCCGGCCAGAGTTTCGGCGCCTTCCTGCAGGACGGCGTCACCCTCCAGTTGACCGGCACCGCCAACGACTACGTCGGCAAGGGGCTGTCGGGCGGCAAACTCGTCGTGAACACGCCGAACGACGCTCCCTACGAACCCGAGAAGAACATCCTCGTCGGCAACGTCGCCCTCTACGGTGCGACGCAGGGCGAGGCCTACATCAACGGCATGGCCGGCGAGCGCTTCGGCGTCCGCAACTCTGGTGTCAAGGCCGTCGTCGAATCGGTCGGCGACCACGGCTGTGAGTACATGACCGGCGGCGTCGTCGCCTGCCTCGGCGAGACGGGCAAGAACTTCGCCGCGGGCATGTCCGGTGGTGTCGCCTACGTCCTCGACCGCGAGGGCGACTTCGAACAGAAGGTCAACTACGGCATGGTCTCGACCTCGCAGGAACTCGACCAGAAGGACCGCGAGATGCTCCGCCGTCTCATCGAGAACCACGTCGCCTACACCGATTCGGACCGCGCCGAATACATCCTCGACAACTGGGAGGAGGAAGTCGAGAAGTTCGTCAAGGTGCTGCCCGATGCCTACGCGGAAATCATCGAGGACCGCGAGGAGGCGGACGTCCGCAACGACCTCCCCGAAAGCGCGACGCCCGAGGCCGAAACCGACGCGGCCGGGCACGTAGCGAGCGACGACTAA
- a CDS encoding M14 family metallopeptidase: protein MSEDPFDGSPVSRRRFMALSAATGAALTLPANATADASSPAFTTEYQYVLNHTPEDHAVPTLVRFSDPSGTTAMEGALDKEVHTTTSPEPAGYAQVTTAEAQMLADLPNASEFQFAPGSNPFWRIGYYPMGVFPEPRRSVDYIGFEQLKDGLNVLEERYPDKIRVKRVGQSPGHHNNVTDRPDPKGMYVAELTNFDSETDFEDKEKVFFSCSLHGLEMAGRETGARVLENAARGSEPDVDGSDAKLEPLLDDVVVIIGFTNPDGWAVRNPQYDSGWQVGGPGTGTPRAPAAPLYERGNAEVFDTNRQYPAVGYINPAHYPAAPANYEGDEPGFVNEKVPDAKAFVDYFQDYENLNYGADLHGGPVFNNFVLGLISQDQFNTRELHEVYEMCRNINETLASALSTWETVGQARVDLVGDQQFSPVLFGVVPESAFDYATIYDTIGYTVSGAFLDWMAHPEPIGLDMTTLDFEMSFNHMLGGNVYNPELFEMEVTGYRAAIRTITQFAVNNTDTPTTDEEFSTETKTSGDTVAYITTGEVGSSEDALRRTDGQLDFDYEGTEFYETSEEGELAADLTEFTFDVERTDIHSMGVHLHGEGIVADLDLVSPSGETVYEFEGVTDERVGGKCCGLPEFTVSDPEPGTWSLQIANYQDAGQIVEMQRWTLAAQGAPDPTQAWGSEGYEQAPYDVTPFEFFKDYESAEKRGNLRNFIRDGGSVEPVTVDEVRSGKLADENYDHAVLIHDYVSPKKRISGGTDNQMGDITGNASGDVVDDYTDALDDFVDSGGNLVVTDTGTYVLPELDNELLDGSKINRESDVERQFLDVARFTSKNLDHPLFDKHVREIQNQLWKVQPLGYQVTGEAPMDLVSEAAFTGAATDDGVASIAGRTNSLVAAGSITEAEDSGRGIHYISSLLPPAWQANLHPFGLQNYTVTFLGNILLTSALGFEQVRTAGDTKRRYGRTDGWNVGGSDPTDDLTASGSRTVDSSVVTGEQAHRVELTVSNLSEDAVIRDQFPDGWDLLPWAQGTEVDDGVVEFRYSDDSRAVPADEVDGGDESVTFTYFVEPPGGVQNSNVASYGPAIAKVGEETANFAGQDDVVFVGVDT from the coding sequence ATGAGTGAAGACCCATTCGACGGGTCGCCGGTCTCTCGCCGGCGATTCATGGCGCTATCGGCAGCCACGGGCGCGGCGCTGACGCTCCCGGCGAACGCGACGGCGGATGCGAGTTCGCCCGCGTTCACGACGGAGTATCAGTACGTCCTGAACCACACGCCGGAGGACCACGCGGTCCCGACGCTGGTACGCTTCTCGGACCCGAGCGGCACGACCGCGATGGAGGGGGCCCTCGACAAGGAGGTCCATACGACGACCAGCCCTGAACCGGCGGGCTACGCGCAGGTGACGACCGCCGAAGCCCAGATGCTGGCGGACCTGCCGAACGCCAGCGAGTTTCAGTTCGCACCGGGGTCGAATCCCTTCTGGCGAATCGGCTACTACCCGATGGGCGTTTTCCCGGAACCGCGACGTTCGGTGGACTACATCGGTTTCGAGCAACTGAAGGACGGCCTCAACGTGCTCGAAGAACGGTATCCGGACAAGATTCGGGTCAAGCGAGTCGGTCAGTCGCCGGGCCACCACAACAACGTCACCGACCGCCCCGACCCCAAGGGGATGTACGTCGCCGAGTTGACGAACTTCGATTCGGAGACGGACTTCGAGGACAAGGAGAAGGTGTTCTTCTCCTGTTCGCTGCACGGGTTGGAGATGGCCGGTCGGGAGACGGGCGCTCGCGTGCTCGAAAACGCGGCCCGTGGCTCCGAACCGGACGTCGACGGCAGCGACGCGAAACTCGAACCGCTGCTGGACGACGTCGTCGTCATCATCGGCTTTACGAACCCCGACGGCTGGGCGGTCCGCAACCCGCAGTACGATTCCGGGTGGCAGGTCGGTGGTCCGGGTACCGGAACGCCACGAGCGCCCGCCGCACCGCTGTACGAGCGCGGGAACGCGGAGGTGTTCGATACGAACCGCCAGTACCCCGCTGTGGGGTACATCAACCCCGCCCACTATCCGGCGGCCCCCGCGAATTACGAGGGCGACGAGCCGGGGTTCGTCAACGAGAAGGTGCCGGACGCCAAGGCCTTCGTCGACTACTTCCAGGATTACGAGAACCTCAACTACGGTGCCGACCTCCACGGCGGTCCCGTCTTCAACAATTTCGTGTTGGGGCTCATCTCGCAGGACCAGTTCAACACGCGGGAACTCCACGAGGTCTACGAGATGTGTCGCAACATCAACGAGACGCTTGCGTCGGCCCTTAGCACGTGGGAAACCGTCGGTCAGGCGCGGGTCGACCTCGTGGGGGACCAGCAGTTCTCCCCGGTCCTGTTCGGCGTCGTCCCCGAGAGCGCCTTCGACTACGCCACCATCTACGACACCATCGGCTACACGGTGTCGGGCGCGTTCCTCGACTGGATGGCCCACCCCGAGCCCATCGGCCTCGACATGACGACGCTGGACTTCGAGATGTCGTTCAACCACATGCTCGGAGGGAACGTCTACAACCCCGAACTGTTCGAGATGGAGGTCACGGGCTATCGCGCGGCCATCCGAACCATCACCCAGTTCGCCGTCAACAACACCGACACGCCGACGACCGACGAGGAGTTCAGCACCGAAACAAAGACCAGCGGCGATACGGTCGCCTACATCACGACCGGCGAGGTCGGGTCCAGCGAGGACGCACTCCGACGGACCGACGGACAGCTCGATTTCGACTACGAGGGAACCGAGTTCTACGAGACCAGCGAAGAGGGCGAACTCGCTGCCGACCTGACGGAGTTCACCTTCGACGTCGAGCGGACGGACATCCATAGCATGGGTGTCCACCTCCACGGGGAGGGCATCGTTGCGGACCTCGACTTAGTCTCGCCGTCCGGCGAAACGGTCTACGAGTTCGAGGGCGTCACCGACGAACGTGTCGGCGGGAAATGCTGCGGCCTGCCGGAGTTCACGGTTAGCGACCCGGAACCGGGAACGTGGTCGCTCCAGATCGCCAACTATCAGGATGCCGGACAAATCGTCGAAATGCAACGCTGGACGCTGGCCGCTCAGGGCGCGCCCGACCCCACGCAGGCCTGGGGCAGCGAGGGATACGAACAGGCGCCCTACGACGTGACTCCCTTCGAGTTCTTCAAGGACTACGAATCCGCCGAAAAGCGTGGCAACCTGCGGAACTTCATCAGGGACGGCGGCTCGGTCGAGCCGGTCACCGTCGACGAGGTCCGGAGCGGCAAACTCGCCGACGAGAACTACGACCACGCGGTCCTCATCCACGACTACGTCTCGCCGAAAAAGCGTATCTCCGGCGGGACCGACAATCAGATGGGAGACATTACCGGAAACGCGTCCGGCGATGTCGTCGACGATTACACCGACGCGCTCGATGACTTCGTCGACAGCGGCGGGAACCTCGTCGTGACCGACACGGGGACGTACGTCCTGCCGGAACTCGACAACGAACTCCTCGATGGGTCGAAAATCAACCGCGAAAGCGACGTCGAGCGGCAGTTCCTCGACGTGGCCCGCTTCACGAGCAAGAACCTCGACCATCCGCTGTTCGACAAGCACGTTCGGGAGATACAGAACCAGCTCTGGAAGGTCCAGCCGCTGGGCTATCAGGTGACCGGCGAGGCACCGATGGACCTCGTCAGCGAGGCGGCTTTCACCGGCGCCGCCACCGACGACGGCGTCGCCTCCATCGCCGGCCGGACGAACAGTCTGGTCGCCGCCGGTTCGATTACCGAGGCCGAGGATTCGGGCCGCGGCATCCACTACATCTCCTCGCTGCTGCCACCGGCCTGGCAGGCGAACCTGCACCCGTTCGGCCTCCAGAACTACACCGTGACGTTCCTCGGCAACATCCTGCTCACTTCGGCGCTCGGCTTCGAGCAGGTCCGGACGGCGGGCGATACGAAACGTCGGTACGGACGCACCGACGGGTGGAACGTCGGCGGCAGCGACCCCACCGACGACCTCACCGCCAGCGGGTCCCGGACGGTCGACAGTAGCGTCGTTACGGGCGAGCAGGCCCACCGGGTCGAACTCACGGTCTCGAACCTCAGCGAGGACGCGGTCATTCGCGACCAGTTCCCCGACGGTTGGGACCTCCTGCCGTGGGCCCAGGGCACGGAAGTCGACGATGGCGTCGTCGAGTTCAGATACAGTGACGACTCTCGGGCCGTTCCGGCCGACGAGGTCGACGGTGGCGACGAGTCGGTCACCTTCACCTACTTCGTCGAACCGCCGGGCGGCGTCCAGAACTCCAACGTCGCGAGCTACGGCCCCGCAATCGCCAAGGTCGGCGAGGAGACGGCTAACTTCGCCGGACAGGACGACGTCGTCTTCGTCGGTGTCGACACATAG